In Anopheles cruzii chromosome X, idAnoCruzAS_RS32_06, whole genome shotgun sequence, one genomic interval encodes:
- the LOC128273786 gene encoding protein FAM107B, producing MPPINSSQSVMTDSQGLILPKKLVNPVLESMDRQNLHRELKFNQKIGKSVLNQKSELQRALEKQKERQVLAAQNLTKQQQAEQTIASELGRVIMHRAQRLEQQKMGGGGGNGTETGGSINPEYLNVRAKLRATVDTK from the exons ATGCCACCGATTAATTCCAGCCAAAGTGTCATGACTGATTCACAAGGTTTAATTCTACCGAAGAAGCTCGTTAACCCGGTGCTGGAATCGATGGATCGCCAGAACTTGCATCGCGAGCTAAAGTTCAACCAGAAAAT TGGTAAAAGTGTGCTGAACCAAAAGTCGGAGCTACAGCGGGCACTTGAAAAGCAAAAGGAGCGCCAGGTGCTGGCAGCCCAAAATCTGaccaaacagcagcaggcggaGCAAACGATCGCTAGTGAACTGGGTCGTGTGATCATGCATCGGGCACAGCGTTTGGAACAGCAGAAAATGGGCGGTGGAGGGGGGAACGGTACCGAAACTGGCGGCTCTATTAACCCGGAATACTTGAACGTTCGAGCCAAACTACGTGCAACCGTCGACACAAAGTGA